The Puntigrus tetrazona isolate hp1 chromosome 3, ASM1883169v1, whole genome shotgun sequence genome contains a region encoding:
- the pvalb8 gene encoding parvalbumin 8 isoform X1, with protein MARDVRTMSLSSILSADAIDGALKDCQAPDSFNPKKFFQLCGLTKKSPQEVKNVFNILDNDASGFIEEEELKFFLQRFSPGARVLTDKETKGFLSAADDDSDGKIGADEFQAMVLS; from the exons ATGGCCCGTGATGTCAG GACCATGTCACTCTCATCTATCCTTTCCGCTGATGCCATCGACGGTGCGCTCAAGGACTGTCAAG CTCCTGACTCCTTCAACCCCAAAAAGTTCTTCCAGCTGTGTGGTCTGACAAAGAAAAGCCCTCAGGAAGTGAAGAATGTCTTTAACATCTTGGACAACGACGCCAGCGGCTTCATCGAGGAGGAAGAACTCAA GTTTTTCTTGCAGCGGTTCTCGCCTGGAGCTCGCGTGCTGACCGATAAAGAGACAAAGGGTTTCCTATCGGCAGCCGACGACGACAGCGATGGCAAGATCGGAGCAGATG AATTCCAGGCGATGGTTCTGTCCTGA
- the pvalb8 gene encoding parvalbumin 8 isoform X2 — protein MSLSSILSADAIDGALKDCQAPDSFNPKKFFQLCGLTKKSPQEVKNVFNILDNDASGFIEEEELKFFLQRFSPGARVLTDKETKGFLSAADDDSDGKIGADEFQAMVLS, from the exons ATGTCACTCTCATCTATCCTTTCCGCTGATGCCATCGACGGTGCGCTCAAGGACTGTCAAG CTCCTGACTCCTTCAACCCCAAAAAGTTCTTCCAGCTGTGTGGTCTGACAAAGAAAAGCCCTCAGGAAGTGAAGAATGTCTTTAACATCTTGGACAACGACGCCAGCGGCTTCATCGAGGAGGAAGAACTCAA GTTTTTCTTGCAGCGGTTCTCGCCTGGAGCTCGCGTGCTGACCGATAAAGAGACAAAGGGTTTCCTATCGGCAGCCGACGACGACAGCGATGGCAAGATCGGAGCAGATG AATTCCAGGCGATGGTTCTGTCCTGA